GTTCAGCAATACCGACTTCTATCCATCTCTTTAATCTTTCAGGTTTTCCTTTATAAAAATGGGAAATAGTAATTGAGTCAGATATATCAGCGCCAATACAGACAATTCTTGGGTCATCGCCCACTTCGGCTAAGGCTTCGCCAAATCCAAATCTTGTTGCTTTCATTTCCACTTTCATAATTGGTTGGCGGTTCCAGAAGTAATCCTTTTTAGTAATCTTTGGAACTTTGGCCATCAATTTCTTTGTTGCCTCTTTCTGATAATCTTCGGCAATCTTAAATAATCTTTCCACATCAATCTTTTTATCCAATCCTAATTCTTTTAATCCTTGCCACATTTGTTCCACCGTAGGGGCTTTTCCGTGCCACTCTGCTTTATTTTCCATAAAAGAAACACCTTTCCCTTTTATTGTATGGGCGATGATTAATTTTGGTTTTCCTTTTATTTTCTTTACCTCTTCAAAAGCCCAAAGAATCTGTTCCATATTATGGCCATCGATCTCAATCACATGCCAATGAAAGGCTTCAAATTTATCTTTTACGGGATCAATATTCATCACTTCTTCTACCCAGCCATCGATCTGTAGGCGGTTTTTATCTAAAATTGAAACTAAATTATCTAATTTAAAATGACCGGCTTCCATTACCGCTTCCCATATATTTCCTTCTTGAAATTCTCCGTCACCATTTAATACATAAACATAATAATCTTTGTTTTTTAATTTACCAGCATAAGCAACACCCACACCAATGGAAAGTCCTTGTCCTAAAGAACCTGTTGAAAATTCCACGCCCGGTAGTTTTAGCCAATGAGGATGTCCTTGATAAGGAGAATATAATTTTCTTAATTTAACGACATCTTCCACAGGATAGAAACCAGCAATTCCTAAACCGAGATATAAAGCTGGAGCTTTGTGCCCCGTGGACCAGATAATTCTATCTCTGTCTTCCCAAAAAGGTTCTTTAGGATCAAGACGGGCAACATGTAAATACAAGGCAGTGGTGATATCCATTATTGATAAAGTTCCGCCACTATGGCCGCTACCTGCTGCTGCTAAACAAACTAAGTTTAGCCCTCTTAAATAATTAGCAATTTCTTTTAATTCTTCCACAGTATAGGTTTTAATTATTTTCCCTGTTTTTGAGTCAATTAAAGGCATTTCACCTCCAATTTATTTTGGTATTTTTTGATAATCTTCAAAAAATTTTTTAATACCGATATCAGTTAATGGATGTTTTACCATTAATTCTAATACTTGATAAGGGCAGGTAACAATATGGGCACCAAGTTTTGCTGCCGTGACTACATGTAAAGGATTACGTACACTGGCAACGATTATTTCAGTTTTGAAATTATAATTCTTATAGATTTGAACGATATCAGCAATAATTTCCATCCCAAAATGAGAAATATCATCCAGACGACCAACAAAAGGCGAAACAAAAGTGGCACCGGCTTTTGCTGCCAAGATTGCCTGATTAGGAGAAAAGACTAAAGTCATATTTGTTTTTATATTCTCTTGTGATAGGATTTTTACTGCCTTTAAGCCATCTTTTGTCATCGGTATTTTAATGGTTATCCATTCACCATATTTTGCTAACTCTCTTGCCTCTTTTACCATTCCTTCCCAGTCGGAAGAAATAACTTCTACGGAAATTGGTCCTTTAACCAGTTCCACAATTTCTTTAATACAGGTATCAAATTTTTTGCCTGTTTTGGCAACCAAAGTTGGGTTGGTTGTTACACCATCTAAAATTCCCCAAGAATGGACTTCTTTTATTTCATTTATATCTGCTGAGTCAATAAATATCTTCATAAGACCTCCGAGTTTAGAAAAATTATAGTAAAAACATAAATTTTTTTCAATCACAAAAGATTATTGAAATTTCCTTATTTGATTCTAAAATTTAAGTTTAAATGATAAAAATTATAAAGATAAGAAATTTTCTTTTTTTAACTCTCTCTTCAACCCTTTCTCAATTTGGCGATCGACTTACTCATATGCTTTTAATAACTTTGATTGCGGAAATTAGCAAAGGAAAGGTATTTACTTATTCCCAAGCAAGTTTAACTTTTACTTTACCGGTATTAATTCTTTCTCCTTTTTGTGGTGTTTTGGTAGAAAGATGGGAAAAAAGAAAGGTTATGTTTTTTGCCCATTTAATCCAATTTTTTCTATTAATCTTCACACCAATTTTGATAATTCTTTTAAAAACTTATTATGTAATTTTCTTCTCTTTGTTTCTTTTTTTCTTAATTGACCTATTTAATAATACTGCGAAACCGGCTCTCTTGCCTTCGTTGGTAAAAAAGGAAGATCTACTTGTTGCTAATTCTTTAGATCAAACATTTATAAGGATAGCGACCGTTTTGGGAATGGTTGTTGGTGGCTTTTTAATAAAATGGGTGGGATGGCAATTTGGTTTTGTTATTAATGCCTTTACCCATTTAAGTGCGGGACTTTTTGTTTTGGGAATTAGTTATTACGAAATAAAAAAAGGGTTTTTAGAAAAAGAGGAAAGTTTAACTCTTCTAATTTCTAAATCTTCAAGGATTTTCTATAATGATTTAAAAGAATTATTTTTTTATATGAGAAAATCAAAGACCGTTCTATTTGTTTTATTTTCCATATTTTTAACAACGGCAATTGCGAGTATTTCTTACACAATTTTAATCTATTTAATCCAACAGGTTTTAAAGTTGGGAACAAGTGGAGTGGGAATATTTGCTGGTATTTTGGCAATGGGTATGATTGTTGGTGCTTTAATATTAGGATTTTTTAAAAAAGTTGAGAATAAGAAAAATTTAATAATTTTTGGTATTTTTATTTTGGGTTTCTTTTTTATGGTTGGGATTTATTTAATCAAGGTTTCTTTTATGGTAATTATTGGGTTGATTGCCGGAATAACCTTTTCAATTATTACTGTTGCCCAAAATACTATTTTGCAAGAAGAGGTGGAAAAAGATATTAGGGCAAGGATTTTTTCCACAAAAGAATTTATTACTAATGCCAGTTTTATCTTAACTTCTTTACCGATTGGACTTTTGAGTGATTTAACTTCTTATAAATTTATGTTATTTATCTTAGGAATTTTCTTAATGGCAATTGCTATTCTTTTAAAAATTTTAATTAAATGATATTATTCTTTTTATTTTTGCTTAATAAACCAATAATTGGTGTTTTTAATGTTAAACCGGAAAATGAGGTTATCAATTTGTTAAAAGATTGTTGTTTTAATTTTGCTCAATTTCGTGGCGAAGAAGATACTAATAAATTAAAAGAAAAAATTATTATCTTTAAAGAAAATAATATCTCCTTAATAATTGATGATATAGTAATTAGTCATTTAGCATCTTTATTATATTATTCAAGAAAAGTTAATAATTTGCCAATTGTGCTCTTTCAGGATTTTATAAACTTTAATATCCCTGGTTCAGAAAGAGAAAAATATTATTTTAGAATAAAAATAAAGAATTATAAAAGAAATAAAAATTACTTGGTTATAAAAAACGAATTGGAAGAGATTTTAAAAAGAATACCAATAAGAATAAAGAAAAATAAAGAATTTATTTTTGCTATAAAAGGTGAGGATCTTATTGGCTTTCAATATATAATTATTGATTTAGAAGAGAAAGAAGGTTGGCAGATTGAATCTTTTACTATTTATACAAGTTCTTCTGACTCCCTTTTAAAAGGTTATTTTGATAGAATAATTAAAGAAAGGGTAAATTTTTATGAAAGATTTATTGATAAAGATTTTCAAATCTATTTATATCTAAGTGATGAGACAAGATATTATCAATACTTAACAACCCGATATGTAAAAGATAGAATAGAAGAATATTCTAATAGAAAAATTACTGGTCTTTCCCATTTGCCATTTATCACCAAAGATTATTGTGAAAATGTTAAGCCAAGTTTTCTTTGGGTTGATATTTATCATAATATTGGAAGGAATGCCGATTTTAATTTGGAAAGGACACCGGAACCAGAGGATACAAATTTTATATATTTCTTAGAAAATTTACTGATTAAAAAATTAGATAGCGTAAGAAAATACTCTTTAATTTATAATATTCCATTTATTTATGAAGCACCGGCATTTAGTGAGGCTTGTTATATCTTTGATAATTTAGTAGATTATTTTCCACCTTACAAAAAAGAATGGGATGATAGTGTCAAAAGAAATAGTGAAGAGGAAGGAGCCTATCGGGAAATGAGTGAAGAAGAATTAAATTGTGTTATTAATCTTTCTTTGTTGTATGGAGCAAAAGGGATTTTCTATTGGCATTTCTTACCCTTAGAAGGAATATGGCAATTTCAGTATGGAAAAAATAAAGGAAAATATAAATATTATTATTTAAATGGAATGATAAAAAGAGAAACCTTATCTTTAAGACCAGTTGGTGAATATGTGAAAAAGATAAATAAAAGGTTGAAAATAATTTTAGAAATTCTAAAAGATTTTACTTCTAAGCAGGTTTTTAGTTGTGATAGAAAAGGTTTTATTAACGAAAATCCCTTATTTTTGGTTTATACTAATTATCCTTATTTACATTTTGGAATTTTAGAGAATGGAAAGAGAAAATATTTAATGATTGTAGAAAAGGGCTGTGAAAAAAGTATAAAAGAAGCCAAGATATATTTAAAAAGAGAACTTAAATTTTATGATATTTGGGAAAAGAAGCTTATTGATTTTCAAAAAGAAGATAAATATTATTATTTTAAAGTTAATTTAAAAGGCGGTGAAGGTAAAATTTTTGAGATTATTGATTAATAAAAGGAGGAAAAAATGGATGTGAAAGAAGCAATTTTAAAAAGAAGGGCTTATCGTTCGTTAAAAGAGGTAGGGATTGATGAAAAATTAATAAGAGATTTAGCCGAATGTGCCAGTTTAGCCCCTTCTTGTTTTAATAACCAACCTTGGCGATTTGTCTTTGTTTATGACAAAGAAATGAAAGAAAAATTACATACTGCTTTAGCCAAAGGCAATGAATGGGCATATTCTTCATCAATGATTATTGCGGTTTTTAGCAAAAAAGAGTTAGATTGTCAGATAAAAGGTAGGGATTATTATCTTTTTGATACTGGTATGGCGGTTGCCTTTTTGATGTTGAGAGCCACTGAACTTGGTTTAGTTGCCCATCCAATTGCTGGTTATGATGAAGAAAAAGTGAAAGAGATATTAAACATCCCCAAAGATATGCAAGTGATTACTTTAATTATTGTTGGTGAGAAATCAGAAGAGATAAACAAAACCCTAACAGAAAAACAGATTGAATTTGAAACTAAAAGACCAGAGAGATTATCCTTAGAGAAGTTTGTTTATTTTAATATTTATAAATAATAAGAGGAAGAAAAGATGGATCAAGATATATTAGAAAAATTTGAAAAATGTAAAGAGGATAAAAATTGTCCTAATAATCAACAAGAATGTATTATAAAAAAAGAAAATAACGTCGCAACACCCCTTATTTTTGAAAATACTTTTAAAAGTTTTGCAGACAAAAATAAAGGTAAGTATAAGATTGTTCTTGTTACTGAATCTCCTTATAATTTTCCTGGCTGTCCAATACATAAATCTAAATGTGAAAATGATAAATGTGAATATTGGGTAAACGATGTTGATGAGTTTATTAGAAGACATTTGGCTAAATTTGGTTTCGGAAGATTTGGGGCATATTTTCCTGACAAAGAAGAAACACAAAACCATATTCCTTGGAATATCTTTTCATTTATTTTTTATATCTTTTATCCGATTTTTAAACACATTTCCCAAAGGTTCTATGGTTGTTCAGAAAACGATATAAGAATATTATGGGCATATTCCTTTGTTAATAAAGTTTATTGGACTCATGTGGCTAAAAGAAGTTTGAAAGGATTAGATAAAAAGAATAAAAAGAAGGTGATAAAGCAATGTATTCCTGTATTGAAAGAGGAATTAGAAGCAATTAAACCTAATCTTATTATTGTGGCTACACATTGGATTTTCGGATATGAAGAAATAGAAGCTTGTCAACAATGTTATTTTTCCCAAAACAATGATTTGATAAAATTAAAAGATGTGAAAGATGGATTAAAAAAATTAATTAAGAATAAATGGAAAAATAAAAATAACGAATTAGAAAAGATGATTGATAATATTCCCTTAGAACTCAAAATTGCTGTTTTTCCTAATCCTTCGCCCAAAAACTATAAAAATAAAGTTGATTTTTACAAAAAGGAATATGTGCCAGAATTAATTAAAAAGATTCACGAAGAAATAGAGAGAAATTATGACAAATTGCCTGACTGTTGAAATAAAAAAATACTTATTAGAGATATAGTTAATTAACCAACCGAAATCTCTTCTTCGGGAAAATCAATATGTTCTCTTCTTTCCTTAATAAATAATCTTAATATATTAATTACGCCAACACGACCAAAAAGCATTACCAAGATTATAATTATCTTGGAAATATTAGAAAAGTCGTAAGAAAGGGAAACTAAGTTATTTATCTTTGAACCACAAGAAAGTCCGACAGTTCCAAAGGCGGATAAGATTTCAAAAAGGATTTCTATAAAGTTAATATTCTTTTCAATCAAGGTAATAAAGAAACTACTTATAAAAATAAGAATTAAAGAAAGAATAATAATCGCGATACTTTTTTCCATTGTTGAAATTGGCAATTTCCTTTTAAAAACTCTTTCTGGGAGTGTTCCTTTTAGAAAATAGAAGGGATAAAGTAAGCCAACCAAAAAAGTGGTTGTTTTTATTCCACCACCAGTTCCACCGGGTGAAGCACCAATAAACATTAAAAGCATAACAATAACCATTGTGGCATAACGGAAACTACCAACCGAAATAAGATTAAAACCAGCAGTTCTTGGTGTCACCGAATGGAAAAAAGAGATAATTATCTTGTTTAAAATAGGGAAATCTTTTAAAGTATTATTAAATTCTAAGATATAAATTATAAAAGTTCCTAAAAGAATTAGAATTAAGGTGGTAAAAAGGACAAGTTTTGTATGAAGACTAATTTTAGAATTTCTTCTTTTTAGATGAGTCCAATAAATATCGCTCCAAACGATAAATCCTAAACCGCCGCTGATAAATAAAAAGGCAATAACTAAAGGTACAAAAATATGGTTAGCAAAGTTAGAAAGATTATTCCCAAAAGAAGAAAAACCAGCATTACAAAATGCCGATACCGAATGGAAAACTGCGTGAAAGATAGAAGGTTTTAAAGGTAATTTTTGGAATAGATAAAAATAGAAAAAAAGTAAAAAGAAGCCAATACCTTCAAAAATAAAGACAACTCGAGCAACATCCAAAAGAAAATGACGAAAATTTTTAAAAGAAGTGATTCCTGTATGTTCTTTTACCAAAAACATATCCCGAAAACTTGCCTTTTGGCGAAAGAGCAAGATTAAGATTGTGGTAATTGTCATATAACCTAAACCACCAAGTTGAATTAATATTAAAATAACAACCTTGCCAAAAAAGGTAAAGTCTGTTTCAGTATTTTTAACAATTAAGCCAGTAACACATACCGCCGAAGTAGCGGTATATAAGGCATCAATATAAGAAATTCCTTTTGTTGTTGAGAACGGTAAATAAAGCAGAATAGAACCGATGATTATTAGGATTAAAAAAAATTGGATAAGAAACCTTGCCGGATTAAAGGTAGTAAAAAATTTCATTAATATTAAGATTATCTAAAAAATGGGATTTTTCAATTTATTTAATAAATAATAAATTTATTGACATTTTTTAATTTTTTAGTTATAATATATTAAATAAACTTAAAAGGGGGAAGGGATGAGGAAAAAAGAAATTTTTATTTTTTTCTTAGTTTTATTTCCGTTTATTTTTGCCGAATTCAATACCACTTCGGTCGGAATTGATATTCCTACTGCTCAACTTCTAAAAAAAGGAAATTTTTTTATCGCTTACAGTGGTTCTAAAGGTTTAGAAAAAATTAATGAGTGGCCTGACGATTACTGTTATGAGGATAATGCCAATATTCGTTTTGGGTTATTAGACAATTTAGAGATTGGCTTAACTGTTTATACAAGAAAAGATTATACCCTTAATTTTACCTTTGCGCCAATAATGAAAGAGAAATTTGCCTTGGCTTTGGGAGTTCATAATATCGGTTTAAAAGGTGATATTTGCGAAAAAGGAAGTGGTTTAGAAAAAAGTTTCTATGATGATTATTACTACAATAAAGACGCTGGTTTAAAACCAAGTGAAAACTTCTCTGCTTTTATTTGTGGTACTACTGCTCCTATTAAATTTTTAAAAATCAATTTGGGGATAGGTCGAGGCAAATTTGTTGGTTACGGTCCGCATTGCAAATATCTTAATACCGATTACTTTTTCGGCAAAGATGAAAAACATAATTGGGCAATCGGTCTCTTTGGTGGTTTAGAATTACAATTTGGTATTTTAAGAATGATTTTGGAAGGCGACGGAAGAGATATAAACATCGGAACAAAAATTAATATAAAGAACTTGGAACTTGCTTGTGCTCTTACAAAATTTGAAGCAATTCTTTTTGAGGATAAACTAGAGCGAATAAGTTTTGCTATTGGGTATAACTTCCCATTGATAAAAGAAAAGATTCCAGTACCAGTGGTTGAGAAATTTTATAAAGTTATTGGTAAAGTTTTTGATAGTGAAACAAAAGAGCCATTAGTAGCAAATGTGAAGATGGGAACAAAAGAGATTACTACTGATAATAATGGTCTTTTTGAATTTGATAATGTAGCAACCGGCGATTAT
The candidate division WOR-3 bacterium genome window above contains:
- a CDS encoding MFS transporter, whose amino-acid sequence is MIKIIKIRNFLFLTLSSTLSQFGDRLTHMLLITLIAEISKGKVFTYSQASLTFTLPVLILSPFCGVLVERWEKRKVMFFAHLIQFFLLIFTPILIILLKTYYVIFFSLFLFFLIDLFNNTAKPALLPSLVKKEDLLVANSLDQTFIRIATVLGMVVGGFLIKWVGWQFGFVINAFTHLSAGLFVLGISYYEIKKGFLEKEESLTLLISKSSRIFYNDLKELFFYMRKSKTVLFVLFSIFLTTAIASISYTILIYLIQQVLKLGTSGVGIFAGILAMGMIVGALILGFFKKVENKKNLIIFGIFILGFFFMVGIYLIKVSFMVIIGLIAGITFSIITVAQNTILQEEVEKDIRARIFSTKEFITNASFILTSLPIGLLSDLTSYKFMLFILGIFLMAIAILLKILIK
- a CDS encoding 1-deoxy-D-xylulose-5-phosphate synthase N-terminal domain-containing protein; its protein translation is MPLIDSKTGKIIKTYTVEELKEIANYLRGLNLVCLAAAGSGHSGGTLSIMDITTALYLHVARLDPKEPFWEDRDRIIWSTGHKAPALYLGLGIAGFYPVEDVVKLRKLYSPYQGHPHWLKLPGVEFSTGSLGQGLSIGVGVAYAGKLKNKDYYVYVLNGDGEFQEGNIWEAVMEAGHFKLDNLVSILDKNRLQIDGWVEEVMNIDPVKDKFEAFHWHVIEIDGHNMEQILWAFEEVKKIKGKPKLIIAHTIKGKGVSFMENKAEWHGKAPTVEQMWQGLKELGLDKKIDVERLFKIAEDYQKEATKKLMAKVPKITKKDYFWNRQPIMKVEMKATRFGFGEALAEVGDDPRIVCIGADISDSITISHFYKGKPERLKRWIEVGIAE
- a CDS encoding OmpA family protein; this encodes MRKKEIFIFFLVLFPFIFAEFNTTSVGIDIPTAQLLKKGNFFIAYSGSKGLEKINEWPDDYCYEDNANIRFGLLDNLEIGLTVYTRKDYTLNFTFAPIMKEKFALALGVHNIGLKGDICEKGSGLEKSFYDDYYYNKDAGLKPSENFSAFICGTTAPIKFLKINLGIGRGKFVGYGPHCKYLNTDYFFGKDEKHNWAIGLFGGLELQFGILRMILEGDGRDINIGTKINIKNLELACALTKFEAILFEDKLERISFAIGYNFPLIKEKIPVPVVEKFYKVIGKVFDSETKEPLVANVKMGTKEITTDNNGLFEFDNVATGDYTIMVKRDGYEKQEKIVKVVEGDVSLEIALKKKVIPEFKTIYFDFDKSEIREDMKDELEYNLLILKENPNLNVVIEGHACEIGGEKYNYDLSLKRAEAVYNYFLNAGIDKNRMEIKGYGEKKPVTTVRKEYYKNRRVEIVIKK
- the fsa gene encoding fructose-6-phosphate aldolase, whose translation is MKIFIDSADINEIKEVHSWGILDGVTTNPTLVAKTGKKFDTCIKEIVELVKGPISVEVISSDWEGMVKEARELAKYGEWITIKIPMTKDGLKAVKILSQENIKTNMTLVFSPNQAILAAKAGATFVSPFVGRLDDISHFGMEIIADIVQIYKNYNFKTEIIVASVRNPLHVVTAAKLGAHIVTCPYQVLELMVKHPLTDIGIKKFFEDYQKIPK
- a CDS encoding nitroreductase family protein: MDVKEAILKRRAYRSLKEVGIDEKLIRDLAECASLAPSCFNNQPWRFVFVYDKEMKEKLHTALAKGNEWAYSSSMIIAVFSKKELDCQIKGRDYYLFDTGMAVAFLMLRATELGLVAHPIAGYDEEKVKEILNIPKDMQVITLIIVGEKSEEINKTLTEKQIEFETKRPERLSLEKFVYFNIYK
- a CDS encoding TrkH family potassium uptake protein, which codes for MKFFTTFNPARFLIQFFLILIIIGSILLYLPFSTTKGISYIDALYTATSAVCVTGLIVKNTETDFTFFGKVVILILIQLGGLGYMTITTILILLFRQKASFRDMFLVKEHTGITSFKNFRHFLLDVARVVFIFEGIGFFLLFFYFYLFQKLPLKPSIFHAVFHSVSAFCNAGFSSFGNNLSNFANHIFVPLVIAFLFISGGLGFIVWSDIYWTHLKRRNSKISLHTKLVLFTTLILILLGTFIIYILEFNNTLKDFPILNKIIISFFHSVTPRTAGFNLISVGSFRYATMVIVMLLMFIGASPGGTGGGIKTTTFLVGLLYPFYFLKGTLPERVFKRKLPISTMEKSIAIIILSLILIFISSFFITLIEKNINFIEILFEILSAFGTVGLSCGSKINNLVSLSYDFSNISKIIIILVMLFGRVGVINILRLFIKERREHIDFPEEEISVG